In Mytilus edulis chromosome 3, xbMytEdul2.2, whole genome shotgun sequence, the genomic window cagtgaacaaggttaagttttggtggtcaagtccatatctcagatactataagcaatagggctagtatattcggtgtatggaaggactgtattaaggtgtacatgtccaactggcaggtgtcatctgaccttgacctcattttcatggttcagtggttatagttaattttttgtgttttggtctgttgttttcatactatatgcaaatttgttgtatggaatgattgtaaggtgtacatgtctagcgggcagatgtcatttgaccttgacctcattttcatggttcagtggtcaaagttaagtttttgagttttggtctttttatctaatgctatatgccataggtcaactatatttggtgtatggaaatatttagtgatctttatgtcagtcacgcaggttttatttgaccgtgacctcattttcacggttcattgcacagtgttaaggttttgtgttttggtctatttttcttaaactataagttataggtcaactatatatgttgtatagaagcattgttagctgtacatgtctgcctggcatggttcatctgaccttgacctcattttcaaggttcattggtctttgtttagttatcttggttaatgtttatggtacagttgttataaagcttagctttttacttaggactatcaacataatatcaatgattagtatggaaggcgagacatttcagcgtgtgcactcttgttttactCTGATCAGTGATTCTAGTATTTGTTTAGCCTCTAGTTCTGTGTTACACAGGAACTTTAATGTATATAGATACAGCTAGGACATAAATGATATATGAGCTGCATCTGATAGAAATTGACCCTATGCAAATGCACataattgtgtacatgtatcagatttttttgattttttaacatttaaatctgaaataaaagacaaatttaggTCTGTTTTGTAGGGTTTTTATGTCAACTcaattttcaaactttaactaaCTTTGCATAGAAATTTTTATCAATTAGTAATAGGTTAACAGATGAATTGATATTCTTTGCATAAGGTCAATTTCTAACCCATGCAGCTCATATATTACAGTATTAGGTTGTTCTCtatgataaaatgaaaatttgtcaatATGTATTTGACTTTTATTTAAGTCAATGTATGTATGTGTTTTAATATACATAAACATTTCTTTTATATAGTTCTCTTTTATAGAATAATGCCTTCAGCTACATTAGGTCACTATTATTTACATTACATGCTTGAGTGACTTTGGATAAGTGCAAAACATTGGTCTTTAATTTGCAAACTTCACAATATAATCTAAATCTTAGTAACCAAAGCCAAGAAATCATGAGTTGTCATCTTTGTATAAAGTGTTGAAAAAAGTAATTTGACAAAgaagatgaaattttacaaaattttgttgaaaaGGATAAtcttttatgataaaatatttgattgtAAAAGATTTTTCCttatttattgtatattattgatccaatttattattatataccaTTGAATTAAGTAACAGCTGTCCCCTTGACTAATACCTGTACAATGTATGATATGTATAGTGTTCTAATAGATATATGGTGGTTACTAAGGTAATACATCTACTATTGATGATTTAGTACACGGTTGATGTAtctgtcatgtacatgtatgcatgatTTAAACAGTTATgacaattttgaatatatataactCTGATCATGCTGATTGTGAAgcagaaaattatttaaaatgagATAAATGATTTATGAATATTGCAAATAGACTGAATAAATACTGATCAGGATTGTTTACTTATGATTTATATGGATAATAAGGTAGATTATCTAATCACTTGTGTAATATATGGATGATTAAAATACATCCTGTTgaatatatagatagatataaactgaaattttgttgcttcaattagaaaaaaaatgtatttttatgtcCCACTCAAGGGCAtcatgttttttggtctgtgcatctgttttCGTCAGTTCGTATGTTCTTCTGTCCATCTGTCCTGCAACTCCTGCAACTcctgcttcaggtttaagtttttggtcaaggtaatttttgataaaagtcctggcaatcaacttgaaacttagtacacatttcccctgtgatatgatctttccaattttaatgccaaatagaGTAAAATATGACTTAAAGACCAACAGTACACAGacaacacaaacccaaccaaagaCCTGAGTTGATCTCAGTTGCTCCATGAAACAAGTTCTACAAAAACATCCATAACATACAATCAATAGAAAGGTTACATCTCGGCTCTTTTTAGGCAAAGTGTATTTTTCAATGATGATCAATCACCATCTTCTTGTTTTCTGTAATATACATATTATGCACATGtatttaaatctaaattaaattgGTCACCTTTCTTATAAGATTAGTTTTCTCTTATCCAGAGGGTGACTTATAAACATGTTTAGCTGtaatttatgataattatttTTGACTTTTTCAGCTGAGGATTGTACAGCAATAGATGGTCTTACAACAGAAGCAGCTATGACATCACAGCCACCAGTTCAAACTACAGAGAAAAACAATGAAACCACATCAGAGGCTCCAACAGTGCCAACAACAAAACCACCAACAAATGAATCTACATCAGAGGCACCAGTAGTAACAACTCAGCCAACAACAAAACCACCAACTAATGAATCAACATCAGAGGCACCAGTAACAACACCAGCAAAGCCAACAACACCTGCACAGCCAGTATATCCAACTCCTGCACCTGGTGCACCTGCTGTCAACACATACAAAGCAGCCAATGTAAATGGAACTTGTCTCATGTTCAAAGCAGGAATTGAATTCACCTTACCTGTTCTAGTCAATAAAGTAAGTAGTATGGAAATCTAGGATATTTAATTTAAGATTCTAAAATAAGTACAATGTAGGTTGTTTGATGCCTTGGTCTACCATTTGTCCATAGTTGATGAATTTATggcaattttattaatttattatcttttggtttcttttgaattgtttagttaAAAATTAATACACGCAAAGTTAATTGAATAAAATCAGACGTTTCCTCCCTTCGTCTTTGGATATTCAAATTCtttttatggtaaaaaaaagtttgaaaattcgTAGCTATTTTTTACTATTTCATATAAAAGTTTATAcagtttttatctttttcataGAAATATCTAGGAGAATATATCAATAGATAATGAGAAATGTCTGGTACTCAGACTTAATATGAGATATTATATTGTAGGTTAATGTTACAAAGACACTTGGTATCAATAAAGAAGATAAAAGCAACGAAACAGAGTATATTGGAGACTGTGATACATCCAATATGACACAGACCATGACTGTCACATTTTATAAGACATCTACGATGCTGATGACCTTTACAAAATCTGACACTGGGTATTACTTCTCAGATGTGGATATAACATTGAATTTGAATAAAGAATTGTTTCCCGATATTGACAGGGaaggtaaattaaaataaaagccGATAAATGTTCAGTAACTGAAAAACATACTATAGACCTCAATAGACacttttgttatattgttttcactgatatcagttttcatggattgaggaacaAATGCAGTTTTTGTGGGTATTTGGTTTCCTGGTTTGCCTGTAGAAATTGATTACTTGATTGTAAATATGAGTTCctggttttttgtcgagcctgcaacttttgttgcagaaagctcgacatagggatagtgatccggcggcggcggcgttagctaacttcttaaaaggtttatattttagaaggtgaaagacctggatgcttcatactttgtatatagatgcctcatgttacgaagtttccgtcagtcacatgtccaatgtccttgacctcattttcatggttcagtgaccacttgaaaaaaagtacagaatttttgtaatgttgaattctctctaaatataagtaataggataactatatttggtgtgtgcataccttgcaaggtcctcatgcctgtcagacagttttcacttgacctcgacctcatttcatggatcagtgaagaAGGTAAAGTTTTGGTGTTCAAGtcaatatctcagatactataagcaatagggctagtatatttggtgtatggaaggactgtaaggtgtacatgtccaactggcaggtgtcatctgaccttgacctcattttcatggttcagtggttatagttaagtttttatacgaccgcaaaatttgaaaattttttcgtcgtatattgctatcacgttggcgtcggcgtcgtcgtcgtcatcgttgtcgtcgtccgaatacttttagtttttgcactctaactttagtaaaagtgaatagaaatctatgaaattttaacacaaggtttatgaccacaaaaggaaggttgggattgattttgggagttttagtcccaacattttaggaattaggggccaaaaagggcccaaataagcattttcttggttttcgcactataactttagtttaagtaaatagaaatctatgaaattttgacataaggtttatgaccacaaaagaaaggttgggattgattttaggagttttggttccaacagtttaggaataaggggccaaaaaagggcccaaataagcattattcttggttttcgcacaataactttagtttaagtaaatagaaatcaatgaaatttaaacacaatgtttatgaccacaaaaggaaggttggtattgattttgggagtttaggtcccaacagtttaggaattaggggccaaaaagggatccaaataagcattttttttggttttcgcaccataactttagtataagtaaatagaaatctatgaaatttaaacacaaggtttatgaccataaaaggaaggttggtattgatttttggagttttggtcccaacagtttaggaataaagggcccaaagggtccagatttaaactttgtttgattttatcaaaaattgaataattggggttctttgatatgccgaatctaactgtgtatgtagattcttaatttttggtcccgttttcaaattggtctacattaaggtccaaagggtccaaaattaaacttagtttgattttaacaaaaattgaatccttggggttctttgatatgctgaatctaaaaatgtacttagattttttattattggcccagttttcaagttggtccaaattggggtccaaaattaaactttgtttgatttcatcaaaaattgaataattggggttctttgatatgccaaatctaactgtgtatgtagattcttaatttttggtcccgttttcaaattggtttacattaacgtccaaagggtccaaaattaaactaagtttgattttaacaaaaattaaattcttgggcttatttgatatgctttatctaaatatgtactttgatttttgattatgggcccagttttcaagttggtccaaatcaggattccatatcaagtattgtgcaatagcaagaaattttcaattgcacagtattgcacaatagcaagaaatatctaattgcacaatattgtgcaatagcaattaattttcaattggagttatctttctttgtatagaatagtagttgataatatatgttggaaatttaccagacatgactatgatgtcattttctatttttatttgccaataactttatgtaaataacttcattggaaatttgccaatataaaatgttgctgatgaagctttttttccttatcttatctaaaatgtttttagataatgtatgttggacatttgccagacatgactatgatgtcattttctatttttatttgccaataactttatgtaaataacttcattggaaatttgccaatataaaatgttgctgatgaagttttttttattgttttatacaataaacaatgtatattcacttttactaccaaccaatctttaccattcagtgataacaagcactttattttacattttaatatcttatgatgtatttaaaagagtagttattgttgcaaactccattagaaatttgaattgatatcagttttggaaaaagggaaacggggatgtgaaaaaaaggggggggggggggggggggggtttaaatttttctcatttcagatttcataaataaaaagaaaatttcttcaaacatttttttgagaggattaatattcaacagcatagtgaattgctcaaaggcaaaaaaaaacttttaagttcattagaccacattcattctgtgtcagaaacctatgctgtgtcaactatttaattttagatttaaaaagtttgaagaaatctttaattgatttgtaaaatcttgacatttgttttgtgtaaaaaaaaaacatataatgtcaaaaatttgatcacaatccaaattcagagctgtatcacgcttgaatgttttgtccatacttgccccaactattcagggttcgacctctgcggtcgtataaagctgcgccctgcggagcacctggttgtgttttggtctgtttttctcatactttatgcaatagggctactatatttgttgtatggaatgattgtaaggtgtacgtgtctagtgggcagatgtcatctgaccttgacctcagtttcatggttcagtggtcaaagttaagtttttaagttttggtctttttatctaatattatatgccaaaggtcaactatatttggtgtatggaaatatattatgatttatatgtcagtcccgcaggttttatttgaccatgacctcaatttcacggttcattgcacagtgttaagtttttgtgttttggtctatttttcttaaactataagtaataggtcaactatatttgttgtatggaagcattgttagctgtacatgtctgcctggcatggtccatctgaccttgacctcattttcatggttcattggtctttgtttagctatcttggttattgttaagtttatgtgacagttgttataaagctttatactatcaacataatatcaatgattagtaaagaaggcgagacatttcagtgtgtgcactcttgtctttacCCTGGCAAGAAGTCTACAAAAATATTGTTTCCCAGTAAATAAAAATGAgtccaaaatatttcattttcttaaagCATATTAAATTCTGTCATTTTCAGTAATATTTTACCTGCCAACTTTTACAATTTAGATGTGAACTATTTTATTCTGATCCCTTGATTATGATTGTAAAAATACTAACTGGGAATAAAAGAATGTTCCAGATTTTGAACTTTCCCAAGGGAGACAATATTGATCAGATAATCGAAGTTACTTAATTGCAAGATCACATTAATAAGCCAATTTAAATTGTTGATTGTAGTGATTATTTGGCATTTCAAACATGCCAAAACTTTAATTagtatatttaaaacataaacagCAAAACTTTGTTCCAACATTAAATGCTTACAACACAAAATAATCCTTTAAAACAGACCCATTAGAAGTTCCTACCAATCAAAATGTCTTTTCATAGCTACCATGTTATCAATTAATGTAAAGTGGGAAAAGTAAGGCAGATAGCCTTTATAATTTCCATGGACTGCTTCTCAAAGAAAAATATTATCAATTTGTCATCAGTTTGATCAATCTTAACTTATACCTACCTTTTTTTACAGAAACCTTGATGGTGAGGAAAACATTTTTAAAGGATCAGTTTGCTGCAGATAAAGATGGAAGCTACAAGTGTAATGATAAAAGTGAATTGGCTATACAGGGAGTTAATTTCAGAACATACAACTTGCAATATGCTGCCttccaaaaaaatattacagaattTAAAAGTTCTGGTAGGTTAAATTTGAATATCAATTCAATCacataaaaaatatctaaatatctGGAAATTTTTCTGCCATGTGTAATAGTGTGTGCAATGAATATATCAGTATTATTTTAATGCTTTGTGTGTAAATAAACAACTTTATTATCTAACTTGCAGTGCTAAGATCTAGaacattagattttttttagaaCTAGCAGTGACATAAAATGATTTCCTAAAAGTATTTTCAGGTATTATAACAGGGCATTTGAGTCCTCAGAcatattcttcatttatttttccaAGTCCATGTATTGATATCCAGTGAATTGAAAACAGTTAGTTAAAATTTTATTCAGTTAATTGGAAATCCAAATATTCATACTTATTATATCATTTTCTTATTACAGGTATATCAGAATGCTCTGCTGACTCCGACACCAACTCTGTAGTACCCATCGCAGTAGGTGCTGCTTTAGCAGGATTGGTTGTAATTGTGCTGATAGCTTACCTTATTGGTCGTAAGAGGAGTAGACAGTCTGGATATGAACAGGTGTAACAAGGATGCAGTGGCGATAGTAACTTAACATGAAGGGTGCAAATATGACACAAGATTGATAAAAACATATCTTTGTTTAAACAAACAATTCCAAACATTCCTTTTCATCTAGTCTTATATgtgaaaattatataaatttaaaattataaaacagaAATTCATTATGTGAATAATTCAAATTTATGTACTTTTTGATGCTTTactttatgtaaattttatgaaaatattaaaacttataAGTATATGAATTTTTACCTCATGTTAGATTACAGCACATATGAACAAACATAATTCAAACAAATTGAGGGTCTTGAATGAATTTATTAAATTGGATATCATTCATTCATATTTGTAGAATTTTTAAGTTGTTCATCATACTTTCATCAGGATCATGTTTTATTCTTTAGGGCGCTTTATTTATAGATAGcaataagaaaaataagttttgaATCATAACTATTGAGTTACTTTGTATTAGTCCCAAGAATGACAG contains:
- the LOC139516765 gene encoding lysosome-associated membrane glycoprotein 1-like; its protein translation is MNGFTLLITALLIIGCSAKQVRYPDPKNPCIMIDMNANLTLLMKSNTSMKAESTLDGGAMGSGVCAKPVSSVDLTFASGVKGSLDFSFTLGADSNVKMDLTLTFTPDFVFKNGDSDIKTVTTVSSTQLSTMTASYTCTAPRVIKFKTVEGKDGEEYEFSMTISDVQIQAFNVTGTSFSPAEDCTAIDGLTTEAAMTSQPPVQTTEKNNETTSEAPTVPTTKPPTNESTSEAPVVTTQPTTKPPTNESTSEAPVTTPAKPTTPAQPVYPTPAPGAPAVNTYKAANVNGTCLMFKAGIEFTLPVLVNKVNVTKTLGINKEDKSNETEYIGDCDTSNMTQTMTVTFYKTSTMLMTFTKSDTGYYFSDVDITLNLNKELFPDIDREETLMVRKTFLKDQFAADKDGSYKCNDKSELAIQGVNFRTYNLQYAAFQKNITEFKSSGISECSADSDTNSVVPIAVGAALAGLVVIVLIAYLIGRKRSRQSGYEQV